One genomic segment of Penaeus monodon isolate SGIC_2016 unplaced genomic scaffold, NSTDA_Pmon_1 PmonScaffold_11287, whole genome shotgun sequence includes these proteins:
- the LOC119568873 gene encoding uncharacterized protein LOC119568873, giving the protein MQAYGACAYVRWQTGEHEFESHLIAARNKIAPMKQMSIPRLELCAALMAARLRESILKEFTWKFEAIYHIVDSSIVRSQIQKESHGFNTFVAVRIAEIQIKTDPKEWWWVDSTQNIADMTSRPCKPEKIGRESDWQSGPKFLTLPTNRWPIRQTCEDELTDRIGITMTVNNASHENCGIQLMDVNRYSDYYKLLRVTCRVMNVFKYKSFKGILRTPTVQGITDAEILWVKEMQKSMTDWETRFKRLGPSVERGIIVVGQRISKWLKDNWNQENFMLIPNKHPVTRLYISCLHKVDHAGIETTLCKIQRKFWVPGARKLIRTIKNKCVTCRKLNKKVEDQCMGQVRAERMKPAPPFYHTAVDLFGPLTIRDSVKKRTYGKAFGIIFNCLVTRAVYLDLAMGYSTDDFLTTFQRFIAIRGAPKFMYSDRGTQLISASKKVETLGMAKDIMVWRIRSCVDQYIE; this is encoded by the exons ATGCAAGCATACGGAGCTTGTGCATATGTGAGGTGGCAAACTGGTGAACATGAATTTGAGTCACATCTGATAGCAGCTAGAAATAAGATTGCACCAATGAAGCAAATGTCCATTCCTAGGTTAGAACTATGTGCAGCTCTTATGGCTGCTAGACTAAGAGAATCTATATTAAAGGAGTTTACATGGAAGTTTGAGGCAATTTACCACATAGTTGACTCATCAATTGTAAGATCACAAATCCAAAAGGAGAGTCACGGATTCAATACCTTTGTTGCAGTACGCATAGCAGAGATACAAATCAAGACCGACCCAAAGGAATGGTGGTGGGTCGATTCAACACAGAATATCGCAGACATGACCTCTAGACCATGCAAACCAGAGAAAATTGGAAGAGAATCTGACTGGCAAAGTGGACCCAAGTTTTTAACTTTACCAACTAATAGATGGCCCATCAGGCAAACTTGTGAGGATGAGTTAACTGACAGAATTGGTATTACCATGACGGTTAATAATGCAAGTCATGAGAATTGTGGTATACAATTAATGGATGTTAATAGGTATAGTGACTACTACAAATTGCTGAGAGTTACATGTAGGGTAATGAATGTATTCAAATACAAGTCTTTCAAAGGTATTCTAAGAACCCCCACAGTTCAAGGGATTACAGATGCAGAAATATTATGGGTCAAGGAAATGCAAAAGAGCATGACTGATTGGGAAACAAGGTTCAAAAGATTGGGACCATCAGTTGAAAGGGGAATTATAGTAGTAGGACAACGAATTTCTAAGTGGTTGAAAGACAATTGGAATCAAGAAAATTTCATGTTAATACCGAATAAACATCCTGTTACTAGATTGTACATATCCTGTCTACATAAAGTAGATCATGCAGGTATAGAGACTACTTTGTGTAAAATACAGAGGAAGTTCTGGGTTCCGGGAGCTAGAAAATTAATAAGaaccattaaaaataaatgtgtaacatgcagaaaattaaataagaaagtgGAAGATCAATGCATGGGTCAAGTGAGGGCAGAAAGGATGAAACCTGCTCCACCATTCTATCATACAGCAGTAGATTTGTTTGGGCCCTTGACAATAAGAGATTCAGTTAAGAAGAGAACTTATGGAAAAGCatttggaattatttttaatTGCTTAGTGACAAGAGCAGTTTATTTGGATTTAGCTATGGGATATAGTACTGATGATTTCTTAACCACTTTTCAAAGATTCATTGCTATTAGGGGGGCCCCTAAATTTATGTATTCTGATAGGGGAACTCAGCTAATATCAGCTAGTAAGAAAGTAGAGACCcttgg gatgGCAAAGGATATTATGGTGTGGCGGATAAGATCATGTGTAGATCAGTACATAGAATAG
- the LOC119568871 gene encoding uncharacterized protein LOC119568871 codes for MYHTVKLSTMDEHTHRFLWRDLDDNRPPDQYALTTVTFGDKPSGTIATLALRRTVEKFGKEYPDVQDMIINNTYVDDILYSTDTVENAFKLIQDAEKILCQGSFRVKHWIVSGHYESSKVNVIKSDHEKILGLKWNPLDDHFFFTVKLNFSSRIRKVRSGPNLNSDEIDDIFPEHLTRRMILSQIASIYDPLGFAVPVLLKAKILMRLVISKVNRKMAESSGMIHLIFPWLRNGRCFSRNCMS; via the coding sequence ATGTATCATACTGTCAAGCTCAGCACAATGgatgaacatacacacagattttTATGGAGGGATTTGGATGACAATAGACCACCTGATCAGTATGCTCTTACCACAGTAACGTTTGGAGATAAACCTAGTGGTACCATAGCTACGCTAGCATTGAGACGCACTGTAGAGAAATTTGGCAAAGAATATCCGGATGTGCAAGATATGATTATTAACAATACTTATGTTGATGACATACTGTATTCTACTGATACTGTTGAGAATGCATTCAAGTTAATACAGGATGCGGAGAAGATATTGTGTCAGGGAAGTTTCAGAGTTAAACATTGGATTGTCAGTGGGCATTATGAAAGCAGCAAGGTCAATGTGATAAAATCTGACCATGAGAAGATCTTAGGATTGAAATGGAACCCGTTGGATGATCATTTTTTCTTCACCGTAAAACTTAATTTTTCTTCAAGAATAAGAAAGGTCAGAAGTGGTCCGAATTTAAATTCAGATGAAATTGATGATATATTTCCAGAACATTTGACACGCAGAATGATATTGAGTCAAATTGCTTCCATATATGATCCATTAGGGTTTGCTGTACCAGTATTGCTCAAAGCGAAAATTTTGATGAGGCTCGTGATTTCCAAAGTGAATCGAAAGATGGCGGAATCAAGTGGGATGATCCACTTGATATTTCCATGGTTAAGGAATGGAAGATGTTTTTCAAGGAATTGTATGAGTTAG
- the LOC119568872 gene encoding uncharacterized protein LOC119568872 produces MGVQGDLNALKKQRGTAKGKFTRKIFMTNNEKKATDKPKVKVKRFEPPKFEGNLREYPTFKEDYKNLVQSEYGADPYALKMCLGGEALQTIKGSEGNYDEMFKRLDDKFGNPRKIVDLVISDLKSLRKISDGDTKGFVKMVDQVEQCFLQKERKVLEYMNSNVRTSTSDSRATVHHVENVVENNSESELVKLIRKLNEEQQSKNREFESCIFKGCNSKERFDMIKKNGICFRCLNGYHSARGCKVGKLCDVVIEGQGPCNRNHHPLLHQDRIESSSHNANGKIWNVDAVGMNEISSKVKRIDLSRLPELFTRISNLEVDLPYGEIDMLIGTDCCEILPRVVEHNEGIQLLENQFGFSIRGRHDKITNGSNSSNHIFVRTHKLSRLVDLKQINIESTDSLKTKLDKFFAMGEMGTKCKPQCIKCMCRGCPEPNCISLKEERELALIEEGLLYNEEQKCWLVKYPWLRDPMHLKDNIKVANARLKTTENRLKKLGNEYAMKYQREIEDMIDRGVARKLNKEEIQEYKGPVHYIHHHEVLKPESNSTPIRIVFNSSASYMGQKLNDFWAKGPDILNSLLGV; encoded by the exons ATGGGTGTGCAAGGGGACCTCAACGCCCTCAAGAAACAGAGGGGAACTGCTAAAGGAAAGTTCACCAGGAAG ATattcatgacaaataatgagaagaaggcaACAGACAAACCAAAGGTTAAGGTAAAGAGATTTGAACCTCCCAAGTTTGAAGGTAATTTAAGAGAGTATCCTACATTTAAAGAGGATTATAAGAACTTGGTTCAAAGTGAATATGGTGCTGATCCATACGCACTCAAAATGTGTTTAGGTGGGGAGGCACTCCAGACAATAAAGGGCTCGGAGGGTAATTATGATGAAATGTTTAAGCGGTTGGATGACAAATTTGGTAACCCAAGAAAAATTGTAGACTTGGTGATAAGTGATCTCAAATCTCTGAGGAAGATATCAGATGGTGATACTAAAGGGTTTGTTAAAATGGTTGATCAGGTTGAACAAT GTTTCttgcagaaagaaaggaaggtttTGGAATACATGAATTCAAATGTAAGAACTAGTACTAGTGATAGTAGAGCAACAGTACATCATGTTGAAAATGTGGTCGAAAACAATTCGGAGTCAGAGTTGGTTAAGCTGATAAGAAAATTGAATGAAGAACAACAGAGCAAGAATAGAGAATTTGAGTCATGCATT TTCAAGGGCTGTAATAGCAAAGAAAGATTTGACATGATTAAGAAGAACGGTATATGTTTTAGGTGTTTAAATGGATATCATTCAGCACGTGGGTGTAAAGTAGGCAAATTGTGTGATGTAGTCATTGAAGGCCAAGGACCATGTAATCGGAATCATCATCCACTTTTGCATCAAGACAGAATAGAAAGCAGTTCTCACAATGCA AATGGTAAAATTTGGAATGTGGATGCTGTTGGGATGAATGAAATATCTTCCAAAGTTAAAAGGATTGATTTGTCCAGATTACCTGAACTTTTTACAAGAATCTCGAACTTAGAAGTGGATCTCCCATATGGGGAAATTGATATGCTCATCGGCACAGATTGTTGTGAAATACTGCCAAGGGTTGTTGAACACAATGAGGGTATTCAGTTACTGGAAAATCAATTCGGGTTCAGCATTCGAGGTAGACATGACAAGATTACCAATGGATCCAACAGCAGCAATCATATATTTGTAAGAACTCATAAACTGTCTAGACTCGTAGATTTGAAGCAGATTAACATAGAGTCAACAGATAGCTTAAAGACTAAATTGGACAAATTCTTTGCCATGGGGGAAATGGGAACAAAATGTAAGCCACAGTGTATAAAGTGTATGTGTCGAGGATGTCCTGAACCTAATTGCATAAgtttaaaggaagaaagagaactaGCATTGATTGAGGAAGGATTGTTATATAATGAGGAACAAAAATGCTGGCTAGTAAAGTATCCATGGCTAAGGGATCCAATGCATttgaaagataatattaaagtAGCTAATGCTAGATTAAAAACAACAGAGAATAGATTGAAGAAACTTGGCAATGAATATGCCATGAAGtatcagagagagatagaagatatgatTGATAGAGGAGTGGCGAGGAAATTAAATAAGGAAGAGATACAAGAATACAAGGGTCCagttcattatattcatcatcatgaaGTATTGAAACCAGAATCCAACTCAACTCCAATACGCATTGTCTTCAACTCTTCTGCGTCATACATGGGGCAGAAATTAAATGATTTCTGGGCAAAGGGGCCAGATATCCTGAACAGCTTACTGggagtttag